One part of the Calypte anna isolate BGI_N300 chromosome 14, bCalAnn1_v1.p, whole genome shotgun sequence genome encodes these proteins:
- the LOC103536864 gene encoding ankyrin repeat and fibronectin type-III domain-containing protein 1 isoform X1 — protein sequence MPEQKSYKKHSASDHQKGCTVPSTGDAWRLEDDCTDPPRDPQLGTAVEDAPFSYFRTRSFYMRKSLSVDNHLGTLSYAVHPAETKAERVKTKLRRQFSLGSADKKDFYQPKSSSPKMTQQMRDLQLAQARKPPGPSSPNAAKRLYRNLSGKFRVNYTSFDEGSLAGRGEKEKLRKSYLFQSNAALFEAVELQDLDKVQDLLKQYSPEELDLNTPNSEGLLPLDIAIMTNNAPIARALLQAGAKESPHFVSLESRSLHLSTLVREAEQRVNELTAQVVNEAPNADCSEKEKQLKAWEWRYRLYKRMKAGFEHARVPDAPINVHLSVASSSSVLVTFWEPLSVNSAVVTKYKVEWSCSPSFSPPLGEAIIDKLQNLHFTIQGLVSGTAYYVQVSAYNMKGWGPPQTSTPPFAIPSNWREYDGRAPRRRGQAEALDHLLGQVKTVHQHCVCHEPCKNQPQSRKHSVSKSLKHLFHPGSKFLKTLKRGLYLTAIFYKDDNILVTHEDQIPVVEIDDTYSCLLMQDFLWFTKVSCMWDEILWLRQCVTVSQSSCSCILQTRFKMLLAISQMQGLLGIQDLGQVFFEPVKDKQGNILIVTLKEVKTNQTFESVRWVPICKLQSSRKSVSSPEEPSALDTLLISVQDKLAYHQRSSHALSPGLYLGYLKLCSAVDQIRVLVPEQLPNILCHVKIRSNPNVSREEWEWLQKMASMEEPVPAEPEPETSQNHLFQELQVAIKELMTLVNIPLQEAKDFRLYSQEVLDFGDQVSFLLLLPPSDDVCTAPGQNNPYTPRSGFLTLPLQIFELVHFFTYDREFITQYCQVSALLELESLLSQQSLREAFSDAELSSAKQRHQQVQDYIQQMEEIWREMRWIMDALQHARYKQPSCGVSLSGFLSEAGGAMKEKTQSTSSHLDYLPSPAPSPETSRKLNSDSHGLSDEEGSSEVFLATDSDYDSSRAQSPKELDLLYSSSSTGPECCSRRASRALRDSAPDVLQTHELKTPPQPPQPPPEEPRPPPELYDSDFVLPSRQIELLRITEKRQAYCVRTSSLDFPKPLCQATRKSCPGSVDSSPTESRTAGHCMQLRLGTGSTPSPEQGAEPVFRTRSAEWTQSFQERGEQPGGLAERGKKSGAVTLRVCPQYETGLSKDTSVKLHITSQTSAGEVVKLVVLEMNDVSRGVLGGSGAFCYSEEQLEHFGLVFASDESERWLPDDFLPLSLQTTWPEGRFYVRIKETSPLVLQYGPATTV from the exons GTCATCCTCTCCTAAAATGACGCAGCAGATGCGAGACCTGCAGCTGGCCCAGGCCAGGAAGCCACCAGGCCCTTCCTCACCCAACGCCGCCAAAAGGCTCTACCGGAACCTGTCGGGGAAATTCCGGGTCAATTACACCTCCTTTGATGAGGGCAGCCTGGCAGGAcggggagagaaggagaagctcCGCAAGTCCTACCTG TTCCAGAGCAATGCTGCCCTTTTTGAGGCCGTGGAGCTGCAAGACCTAGATAAGGTCCAGGACCTGCTGAAGCAGTACAGCCCTGAGGAACTGGACCTCAACACCCCCAACAGCGAGGGGCTGCTGCCCTTGGACATCGCCATCATGACCAACAACGCTCCCATCGCCAGGGCCCTGCTCCAAGCAGGAGCAAAGGAGAGCCCACACT TCGTGAGCCTGGAGAGCCGCTCCTTGCACCTCTCCACGCTGGTGCGGGAGGCGGAGCAGCGCGTCAACGAGCTGACTGCGCAGGTGGTGAACGAGGCGCCCAACGCCGACTGCTCtgagaaggagaagcagctcaAAGCCTGGGAGTGGCGATACCGGCTTTACAAGCGGATGAAGGCAGGATTTGAGCATGCCC GAGTGCCAGATGCCCCCATCAATGTCCACCTCTCAGTCGCCAGCAGCTCCTCGGTACTGGTGACCTTCTGGGAGCCCCTGAGCGTCAACTCGGCTGTTGTCACCAAGTACAAAG tGGAGTGGAGctgctccccctccttctcGCCGCCGCTGGGGGAGGCCATCATCGACAAACTGCAGAACCTGCACTTTACCATCCAGGGGCTGGTGTCG GGAACAGCTTACTATGTTCAGGTGTCTGCCTACAACATGAAGGGCTGGGGTCCCCCACAAACCTCCACACCCCCTTTTGCCATCCCTTCCA ACTGGAGGGAGTACGATGGCCGAGCTCCACGGCGAAGGGGCCAAGCAGAAGCTCTGGACCATTTGCTGGGTCAGGTGAAGACAGTCCACCAGCACTGTGTTTGCCATG AACCCTGCAAGAACCAGCCCCAGAGCAGGAAGCACTCTGTCTCCAAGAGCCTCAAGCACCTCTTCCACCCTGGCAGCAAGTTTCTCAAGACACTGAAGCG GGGCCTCTACTTGACAGCCATCTTCTACAAGGATGACAATATTCTGGTGACCCATGAAGACCAGATCCCCGTGGTGGAGATTGATGACACCTACTCCTGCTTGCTGATGCAGGACTTTCTGTGGTTCACCAAG GTGTCCTGCATGTGGGATGAGATTCTGTGGCTGCGGCAGTGTGTCACTGTCTCCCagtcctcctgctcctgcatccTGCAGACACGCTTCAAGATGCTGTTGGCCATCTCACAGATGCAG gggctgctgggcaTCCAGGACCTGGGGCAGGTCTTCTTCGAGCCTGTCAAAGACAAACAAGGCAACATCCTCATCGTCACCCTGAAGGAGGTGAAGACCAACCAGACCTTTGAGAGCGTCCGCTGGGTTCCCATCTGCAAACTGCAGAGCAGCCGCAAATCCGTGTCCTCTCCGGAGGAGCCCTCTGCCCTGGACACGCTGCTCATCTCTGTCCAG GACAAGCTGGCTTACCACCAACGGAGCAGTCATGCCCTCTCCCCAGGCCTCTATCTGGGCTACTTGAAGCTCTGCAGTGCCGTGGATCAGATCCGAGTGCTGGTGCCGGAGCAGCTTCCCAACATCCTGTGCCATGTCAAGATTCGCTCCAACCCCAACGTTTCCAG GGAGGAGTGGGAATGGCTGCAGAAGATGGCCAGCATGGAAGAGCCTGTTCCTGCTGAACCAGAGCCTGAGACCTCCCAGAATCACTTGTTTCAGGAGCTCCAAGTGGCCATCAAGGAGCTGATGACCCTGGTCAACATCCCATTGCAAGAG GCCAAAGATTTTCGTCTGTACAGCCAAGAAGTGCTGGACTTCGGGGACCAGgtctccttcctgctgctgctgcctccatcaGATGATGTCTGCACTGCTCCGGGTCAGAACAATCCCTACACTCCTCGTTCTGGCTTCCTCACGCTGCCACTGCAGATCTTTGAGCTAG TCCACTTCTTCACGTATGATCGGGAGTTCATCACCCAGTACTGCCAGGTGTCTGCCCTCCTGGAGCTGGAGTCACTCCTCTCTCAGCAGAGCCTCAGGGAGGCCTTCTCCGATGCTGAGCTctcctctgcaaagcagaggcaccagcaggtccaggacTACATCCAG CAAATGGAGGAGATCTGGCGCGAGATGCGCTGGATCATGGATGCCCTGCAGCACGCCCGGTACAAGCAGCCCTCCTGTGGGGTGTCCCTCAGTGGCTTCCTCAGCGAGGCTGGTGGTGCCATGAAGGAGAAAACCCAATCCACCTCATCCCACCTGGACTaccttccctccccagcaccctcgCCAGAGACCAGCCGTAAGCTCAACTCTG ACTCACACGGGCTGTCAGATGAGGAGGGCTCCTCAGAGGTGTTCCTGGCCACCGACAGTGACTACGACTCCAGCAGGGCACAGAGTCCGAAGGAGCTCGACTTGCtctactcctcctcctccacgGGGCCCGAGTGCTGCAGTCGGAGAGCCTCCCGTGCCCTGAGGGACAGCGCCCCAGACGTCCTGCAGACCCATGAGCTGAAGACCCCACCTCAACCACCGCAACCACCGCCGGAGGAGCCCCGTCCACCCCCGGAGCTCTACGACAGCGACTTTGTCCTGCCCAGCCGGCAGATCGAGCTGCTGCGCATCACCGAGAAGCGTCAGGCGTACTGCGTGCGGACCAGCAGCCTGGACTTCcccaaacccctctgccagGCAACCAGGAAGTCCTGTCCCGGCTCCGTCGACAGCTCCCCGACGGAGAGCAGGACCGCAGGCCACTGCATGCAGCTGAGGTTGGGGACTGGCTCGACACCCAGCCCCGAGCAGGGCGCTGAGCCCGTCTTCCGAACGCGCTCGGCCGAGTGGACTCAGAGCTTCCAGGAGAGGGGGGAGCAGCCCGGGGGCTTGGCTGAACGAGGAAAGAAGTCGGGTGCTGTCACCTTGCGGGTCTGCCCTCAGTACGAAACCGGACTCTCCAAAGACACCAGTGTCAAG ctgcacatCACCAGCCAGACGTCCGCTGGGGAGGTGGTGAAGCTGGTGGTGCTGGAGATGAACGACGTCTCCCGTGGGGTGCTGGGAGGCTCGGGCGCCTTCTGCTACAGcgaggagcagctggagcactTCGGACTGGTGTTTGCCTCCGATGAGAGCGAGCGGTGGCTTCCCGATGACTTCTTGCCTCTCTCCCTCCAAACTACCTGGCCCGAGGGGCGGTTCTATGTCCGGATCAAAGAGACGTCCCCTCTGGTGCTCCAGTACGGGCCAGCAACCACTGTATGA
- the LOC103536864 gene encoding ankyrin repeat and fibronectin type-III domain-containing protein 1 isoform X2, whose amino-acid sequence MRKSLSVDNHLGTLSYAVHPAETKAERVKTKLRRQFSLGSADKKDFYQPKSSSPKMTQQMRDLQLAQARKPPGPSSPNAAKRLYRNLSGKFRVNYTSFDEGSLAGRGEKEKLRKSYLFQSNAALFEAVELQDLDKVQDLLKQYSPEELDLNTPNSEGLLPLDIAIMTNNAPIARALLQAGAKESPHFVSLESRSLHLSTLVREAEQRVNELTAQVVNEAPNADCSEKEKQLKAWEWRYRLYKRMKAGFEHARVPDAPINVHLSVASSSSVLVTFWEPLSVNSAVVTKYKVEWSCSPSFSPPLGEAIIDKLQNLHFTIQGLVSGTAYYVQVSAYNMKGWGPPQTSTPPFAIPSNWREYDGRAPRRRGQAEALDHLLGQVKTVHQHCVCHEPCKNQPQSRKHSVSKSLKHLFHPGSKFLKTLKRGLYLTAIFYKDDNILVTHEDQIPVVEIDDTYSCLLMQDFLWFTKVSCMWDEILWLRQCVTVSQSSCSCILQTRFKMLLAISQMQGLLGIQDLGQVFFEPVKDKQGNILIVTLKEVKTNQTFESVRWVPICKLQSSRKSVSSPEEPSALDTLLISVQDKLAYHQRSSHALSPGLYLGYLKLCSAVDQIRVLVPEQLPNILCHVKIRSNPNVSREEWEWLQKMASMEEPVPAEPEPETSQNHLFQELQVAIKELMTLVNIPLQEAKDFRLYSQEVLDFGDQVSFLLLLPPSDDVCTAPGQNNPYTPRSGFLTLPLQIFELVHFFTYDREFITQYCQVSALLELESLLSQQSLREAFSDAELSSAKQRHQQVQDYIQQMEEIWREMRWIMDALQHARYKQPSCGVSLSGFLSEAGGAMKEKTQSTSSHLDYLPSPAPSPETSRKLNSDSHGLSDEEGSSEVFLATDSDYDSSRAQSPKELDLLYSSSSTGPECCSRRASRALRDSAPDVLQTHELKTPPQPPQPPPEEPRPPPELYDSDFVLPSRQIELLRITEKRQAYCVRTSSLDFPKPLCQATRKSCPGSVDSSPTESRTAGHCMQLRLGTGSTPSPEQGAEPVFRTRSAEWTQSFQERGEQPGGLAERGKKSGAVTLRVCPQYETGLSKDTSVKLHITSQTSAGEVVKLVVLEMNDVSRGVLGGSGAFCYSEEQLEHFGLVFASDESERWLPDDFLPLSLQTTWPEGRFYVRIKETSPLVLQYGPATTV is encoded by the exons GTCATCCTCTCCTAAAATGACGCAGCAGATGCGAGACCTGCAGCTGGCCCAGGCCAGGAAGCCACCAGGCCCTTCCTCACCCAACGCCGCCAAAAGGCTCTACCGGAACCTGTCGGGGAAATTCCGGGTCAATTACACCTCCTTTGATGAGGGCAGCCTGGCAGGAcggggagagaaggagaagctcCGCAAGTCCTACCTG TTCCAGAGCAATGCTGCCCTTTTTGAGGCCGTGGAGCTGCAAGACCTAGATAAGGTCCAGGACCTGCTGAAGCAGTACAGCCCTGAGGAACTGGACCTCAACACCCCCAACAGCGAGGGGCTGCTGCCCTTGGACATCGCCATCATGACCAACAACGCTCCCATCGCCAGGGCCCTGCTCCAAGCAGGAGCAAAGGAGAGCCCACACT TCGTGAGCCTGGAGAGCCGCTCCTTGCACCTCTCCACGCTGGTGCGGGAGGCGGAGCAGCGCGTCAACGAGCTGACTGCGCAGGTGGTGAACGAGGCGCCCAACGCCGACTGCTCtgagaaggagaagcagctcaAAGCCTGGGAGTGGCGATACCGGCTTTACAAGCGGATGAAGGCAGGATTTGAGCATGCCC GAGTGCCAGATGCCCCCATCAATGTCCACCTCTCAGTCGCCAGCAGCTCCTCGGTACTGGTGACCTTCTGGGAGCCCCTGAGCGTCAACTCGGCTGTTGTCACCAAGTACAAAG tGGAGTGGAGctgctccccctccttctcGCCGCCGCTGGGGGAGGCCATCATCGACAAACTGCAGAACCTGCACTTTACCATCCAGGGGCTGGTGTCG GGAACAGCTTACTATGTTCAGGTGTCTGCCTACAACATGAAGGGCTGGGGTCCCCCACAAACCTCCACACCCCCTTTTGCCATCCCTTCCA ACTGGAGGGAGTACGATGGCCGAGCTCCACGGCGAAGGGGCCAAGCAGAAGCTCTGGACCATTTGCTGGGTCAGGTGAAGACAGTCCACCAGCACTGTGTTTGCCATG AACCCTGCAAGAACCAGCCCCAGAGCAGGAAGCACTCTGTCTCCAAGAGCCTCAAGCACCTCTTCCACCCTGGCAGCAAGTTTCTCAAGACACTGAAGCG GGGCCTCTACTTGACAGCCATCTTCTACAAGGATGACAATATTCTGGTGACCCATGAAGACCAGATCCCCGTGGTGGAGATTGATGACACCTACTCCTGCTTGCTGATGCAGGACTTTCTGTGGTTCACCAAG GTGTCCTGCATGTGGGATGAGATTCTGTGGCTGCGGCAGTGTGTCACTGTCTCCCagtcctcctgctcctgcatccTGCAGACACGCTTCAAGATGCTGTTGGCCATCTCACAGATGCAG gggctgctgggcaTCCAGGACCTGGGGCAGGTCTTCTTCGAGCCTGTCAAAGACAAACAAGGCAACATCCTCATCGTCACCCTGAAGGAGGTGAAGACCAACCAGACCTTTGAGAGCGTCCGCTGGGTTCCCATCTGCAAACTGCAGAGCAGCCGCAAATCCGTGTCCTCTCCGGAGGAGCCCTCTGCCCTGGACACGCTGCTCATCTCTGTCCAG GACAAGCTGGCTTACCACCAACGGAGCAGTCATGCCCTCTCCCCAGGCCTCTATCTGGGCTACTTGAAGCTCTGCAGTGCCGTGGATCAGATCCGAGTGCTGGTGCCGGAGCAGCTTCCCAACATCCTGTGCCATGTCAAGATTCGCTCCAACCCCAACGTTTCCAG GGAGGAGTGGGAATGGCTGCAGAAGATGGCCAGCATGGAAGAGCCTGTTCCTGCTGAACCAGAGCCTGAGACCTCCCAGAATCACTTGTTTCAGGAGCTCCAAGTGGCCATCAAGGAGCTGATGACCCTGGTCAACATCCCATTGCAAGAG GCCAAAGATTTTCGTCTGTACAGCCAAGAAGTGCTGGACTTCGGGGACCAGgtctccttcctgctgctgctgcctccatcaGATGATGTCTGCACTGCTCCGGGTCAGAACAATCCCTACACTCCTCGTTCTGGCTTCCTCACGCTGCCACTGCAGATCTTTGAGCTAG TCCACTTCTTCACGTATGATCGGGAGTTCATCACCCAGTACTGCCAGGTGTCTGCCCTCCTGGAGCTGGAGTCACTCCTCTCTCAGCAGAGCCTCAGGGAGGCCTTCTCCGATGCTGAGCTctcctctgcaaagcagaggcaccagcaggtccaggacTACATCCAG CAAATGGAGGAGATCTGGCGCGAGATGCGCTGGATCATGGATGCCCTGCAGCACGCCCGGTACAAGCAGCCCTCCTGTGGGGTGTCCCTCAGTGGCTTCCTCAGCGAGGCTGGTGGTGCCATGAAGGAGAAAACCCAATCCACCTCATCCCACCTGGACTaccttccctccccagcaccctcgCCAGAGACCAGCCGTAAGCTCAACTCTG ACTCACACGGGCTGTCAGATGAGGAGGGCTCCTCAGAGGTGTTCCTGGCCACCGACAGTGACTACGACTCCAGCAGGGCACAGAGTCCGAAGGAGCTCGACTTGCtctactcctcctcctccacgGGGCCCGAGTGCTGCAGTCGGAGAGCCTCCCGTGCCCTGAGGGACAGCGCCCCAGACGTCCTGCAGACCCATGAGCTGAAGACCCCACCTCAACCACCGCAACCACCGCCGGAGGAGCCCCGTCCACCCCCGGAGCTCTACGACAGCGACTTTGTCCTGCCCAGCCGGCAGATCGAGCTGCTGCGCATCACCGAGAAGCGTCAGGCGTACTGCGTGCGGACCAGCAGCCTGGACTTCcccaaacccctctgccagGCAACCAGGAAGTCCTGTCCCGGCTCCGTCGACAGCTCCCCGACGGAGAGCAGGACCGCAGGCCACTGCATGCAGCTGAGGTTGGGGACTGGCTCGACACCCAGCCCCGAGCAGGGCGCTGAGCCCGTCTTCCGAACGCGCTCGGCCGAGTGGACTCAGAGCTTCCAGGAGAGGGGGGAGCAGCCCGGGGGCTTGGCTGAACGAGGAAAGAAGTCGGGTGCTGTCACCTTGCGGGTCTGCCCTCAGTACGAAACCGGACTCTCCAAAGACACCAGTGTCAAG ctgcacatCACCAGCCAGACGTCCGCTGGGGAGGTGGTGAAGCTGGTGGTGCTGGAGATGAACGACGTCTCCCGTGGGGTGCTGGGAGGCTCGGGCGCCTTCTGCTACAGcgaggagcagctggagcactTCGGACTGGTGTTTGCCTCCGATGAGAGCGAGCGGTGGCTTCCCGATGACTTCTTGCCTCTCTCCCTCCAAACTACCTGGCCCGAGGGGCGGTTCTATGTCCGGATCAAAGAGACGTCCCCTCTGGTGCTCCAGTACGGGCCAGCAACCACTGTATGA
- the LOC103536864 gene encoding ankyrin repeat and fibronectin type-III domain-containing protein 1 isoform X3: protein MTQQMRDLQLAQARKPPGPSSPNAAKRLYRNLSGKFRVNYTSFDEGSLAGRGEKEKLRKSYLFQSNAALFEAVELQDLDKVQDLLKQYSPEELDLNTPNSEGLLPLDIAIMTNNAPIARALLQAGAKESPHFVSLESRSLHLSTLVREAEQRVNELTAQVVNEAPNADCSEKEKQLKAWEWRYRLYKRMKAGFEHARVPDAPINVHLSVASSSSVLVTFWEPLSVNSAVVTKYKVEWSCSPSFSPPLGEAIIDKLQNLHFTIQGLVSGTAYYVQVSAYNMKGWGPPQTSTPPFAIPSNWREYDGRAPRRRGQAEALDHLLGQVKTVHQHCVCHEPCKNQPQSRKHSVSKSLKHLFHPGSKFLKTLKRGLYLTAIFYKDDNILVTHEDQIPVVEIDDTYSCLLMQDFLWFTKVSCMWDEILWLRQCVTVSQSSCSCILQTRFKMLLAISQMQGLLGIQDLGQVFFEPVKDKQGNILIVTLKEVKTNQTFESVRWVPICKLQSSRKSVSSPEEPSALDTLLISVQDKLAYHQRSSHALSPGLYLGYLKLCSAVDQIRVLVPEQLPNILCHVKIRSNPNVSREEWEWLQKMASMEEPVPAEPEPETSQNHLFQELQVAIKELMTLVNIPLQEAKDFRLYSQEVLDFGDQVSFLLLLPPSDDVCTAPGQNNPYTPRSGFLTLPLQIFELVHFFTYDREFITQYCQVSALLELESLLSQQSLREAFSDAELSSAKQRHQQVQDYIQQMEEIWREMRWIMDALQHARYKQPSCGVSLSGFLSEAGGAMKEKTQSTSSHLDYLPSPAPSPETSRKLNSDSHGLSDEEGSSEVFLATDSDYDSSRAQSPKELDLLYSSSSTGPECCSRRASRALRDSAPDVLQTHELKTPPQPPQPPPEEPRPPPELYDSDFVLPSRQIELLRITEKRQAYCVRTSSLDFPKPLCQATRKSCPGSVDSSPTESRTAGHCMQLRLGTGSTPSPEQGAEPVFRTRSAEWTQSFQERGEQPGGLAERGKKSGAVTLRVCPQYETGLSKDTSVKLHITSQTSAGEVVKLVVLEMNDVSRGVLGGSGAFCYSEEQLEHFGLVFASDESERWLPDDFLPLSLQTTWPEGRFYVRIKETSPLVLQYGPATTV from the exons ATGACGCAGCAGATGCGAGACCTGCAGCTGGCCCAGGCCAGGAAGCCACCAGGCCCTTCCTCACCCAACGCCGCCAAAAGGCTCTACCGGAACCTGTCGGGGAAATTCCGGGTCAATTACACCTCCTTTGATGAGGGCAGCCTGGCAGGAcggggagagaaggagaagctcCGCAAGTCCTACCTG TTCCAGAGCAATGCTGCCCTTTTTGAGGCCGTGGAGCTGCAAGACCTAGATAAGGTCCAGGACCTGCTGAAGCAGTACAGCCCTGAGGAACTGGACCTCAACACCCCCAACAGCGAGGGGCTGCTGCCCTTGGACATCGCCATCATGACCAACAACGCTCCCATCGCCAGGGCCCTGCTCCAAGCAGGAGCAAAGGAGAGCCCACACT TCGTGAGCCTGGAGAGCCGCTCCTTGCACCTCTCCACGCTGGTGCGGGAGGCGGAGCAGCGCGTCAACGAGCTGACTGCGCAGGTGGTGAACGAGGCGCCCAACGCCGACTGCTCtgagaaggagaagcagctcaAAGCCTGGGAGTGGCGATACCGGCTTTACAAGCGGATGAAGGCAGGATTTGAGCATGCCC GAGTGCCAGATGCCCCCATCAATGTCCACCTCTCAGTCGCCAGCAGCTCCTCGGTACTGGTGACCTTCTGGGAGCCCCTGAGCGTCAACTCGGCTGTTGTCACCAAGTACAAAG tGGAGTGGAGctgctccccctccttctcGCCGCCGCTGGGGGAGGCCATCATCGACAAACTGCAGAACCTGCACTTTACCATCCAGGGGCTGGTGTCG GGAACAGCTTACTATGTTCAGGTGTCTGCCTACAACATGAAGGGCTGGGGTCCCCCACAAACCTCCACACCCCCTTTTGCCATCCCTTCCA ACTGGAGGGAGTACGATGGCCGAGCTCCACGGCGAAGGGGCCAAGCAGAAGCTCTGGACCATTTGCTGGGTCAGGTGAAGACAGTCCACCAGCACTGTGTTTGCCATG AACCCTGCAAGAACCAGCCCCAGAGCAGGAAGCACTCTGTCTCCAAGAGCCTCAAGCACCTCTTCCACCCTGGCAGCAAGTTTCTCAAGACACTGAAGCG GGGCCTCTACTTGACAGCCATCTTCTACAAGGATGACAATATTCTGGTGACCCATGAAGACCAGATCCCCGTGGTGGAGATTGATGACACCTACTCCTGCTTGCTGATGCAGGACTTTCTGTGGTTCACCAAG GTGTCCTGCATGTGGGATGAGATTCTGTGGCTGCGGCAGTGTGTCACTGTCTCCCagtcctcctgctcctgcatccTGCAGACACGCTTCAAGATGCTGTTGGCCATCTCACAGATGCAG gggctgctgggcaTCCAGGACCTGGGGCAGGTCTTCTTCGAGCCTGTCAAAGACAAACAAGGCAACATCCTCATCGTCACCCTGAAGGAGGTGAAGACCAACCAGACCTTTGAGAGCGTCCGCTGGGTTCCCATCTGCAAACTGCAGAGCAGCCGCAAATCCGTGTCCTCTCCGGAGGAGCCCTCTGCCCTGGACACGCTGCTCATCTCTGTCCAG GACAAGCTGGCTTACCACCAACGGAGCAGTCATGCCCTCTCCCCAGGCCTCTATCTGGGCTACTTGAAGCTCTGCAGTGCCGTGGATCAGATCCGAGTGCTGGTGCCGGAGCAGCTTCCCAACATCCTGTGCCATGTCAAGATTCGCTCCAACCCCAACGTTTCCAG GGAGGAGTGGGAATGGCTGCAGAAGATGGCCAGCATGGAAGAGCCTGTTCCTGCTGAACCAGAGCCTGAGACCTCCCAGAATCACTTGTTTCAGGAGCTCCAAGTGGCCATCAAGGAGCTGATGACCCTGGTCAACATCCCATTGCAAGAG GCCAAAGATTTTCGTCTGTACAGCCAAGAAGTGCTGGACTTCGGGGACCAGgtctccttcctgctgctgctgcctccatcaGATGATGTCTGCACTGCTCCGGGTCAGAACAATCCCTACACTCCTCGTTCTGGCTTCCTCACGCTGCCACTGCAGATCTTTGAGCTAG TCCACTTCTTCACGTATGATCGGGAGTTCATCACCCAGTACTGCCAGGTGTCTGCCCTCCTGGAGCTGGAGTCACTCCTCTCTCAGCAGAGCCTCAGGGAGGCCTTCTCCGATGCTGAGCTctcctctgcaaagcagaggcaccagcaggtccaggacTACATCCAG CAAATGGAGGAGATCTGGCGCGAGATGCGCTGGATCATGGATGCCCTGCAGCACGCCCGGTACAAGCAGCCCTCCTGTGGGGTGTCCCTCAGTGGCTTCCTCAGCGAGGCTGGTGGTGCCATGAAGGAGAAAACCCAATCCACCTCATCCCACCTGGACTaccttccctccccagcaccctcgCCAGAGACCAGCCGTAAGCTCAACTCTG ACTCACACGGGCTGTCAGATGAGGAGGGCTCCTCAGAGGTGTTCCTGGCCACCGACAGTGACTACGACTCCAGCAGGGCACAGAGTCCGAAGGAGCTCGACTTGCtctactcctcctcctccacgGGGCCCGAGTGCTGCAGTCGGAGAGCCTCCCGTGCCCTGAGGGACAGCGCCCCAGACGTCCTGCAGACCCATGAGCTGAAGACCCCACCTCAACCACCGCAACCACCGCCGGAGGAGCCCCGTCCACCCCCGGAGCTCTACGACAGCGACTTTGTCCTGCCCAGCCGGCAGATCGAGCTGCTGCGCATCACCGAGAAGCGTCAGGCGTACTGCGTGCGGACCAGCAGCCTGGACTTCcccaaacccctctgccagGCAACCAGGAAGTCCTGTCCCGGCTCCGTCGACAGCTCCCCGACGGAGAGCAGGACCGCAGGCCACTGCATGCAGCTGAGGTTGGGGACTGGCTCGACACCCAGCCCCGAGCAGGGCGCTGAGCCCGTCTTCCGAACGCGCTCGGCCGAGTGGACTCAGAGCTTCCAGGAGAGGGGGGAGCAGCCCGGGGGCTTGGCTGAACGAGGAAAGAAGTCGGGTGCTGTCACCTTGCGGGTCTGCCCTCAGTACGAAACCGGACTCTCCAAAGACACCAGTGTCAAG ctgcacatCACCAGCCAGACGTCCGCTGGGGAGGTGGTGAAGCTGGTGGTGCTGGAGATGAACGACGTCTCCCGTGGGGTGCTGGGAGGCTCGGGCGCCTTCTGCTACAGcgaggagcagctggagcactTCGGACTGGTGTTTGCCTCCGATGAGAGCGAGCGGTGGCTTCCCGATGACTTCTTGCCTCTCTCCCTCCAAACTACCTGGCCCGAGGGGCGGTTCTATGTCCGGATCAAAGAGACGTCCCCTCTGGTGCTCCAGTACGGGCCAGCAACCACTGTATGA